From Paenibacillus polymyxa, the proteins below share one genomic window:
- a CDS encoding DUF11 domain-containing protein, giving the protein MAFIQRYATNQTGAITFIGNTLGLARSASVGVPGTATSIGAFITTNTASRFGTYPFGTTSAFASNSSTAFLVLPAGSTVLYAELIWGGSYANGSTNVLSSASNPITFQTPALSTTVSPESATSVNVTSLSTYVRTANVTNLVIQGGAGAYTVGNVTGTITVPDSTNTNHAGWTLAVVYNNPSLPFRNLSLRVGGEGVSSATGSVNVVVSGFATPVQGTLRGRALISAQEGDVDITGDRALFGPTTSSLTALSGPNNFSTNFFASQINGDDGTLVTTGSFGTTNAVNGTPGTQVTGGRQGWDITNVDISSTLLNSQTSGVLQLTTNGDIYTVNANAIQIDINAPLVTLTKTASSTGLVIGDTVTYTVNISNTGLVSASNTVLTDTIPAGATFVPGSVIVAGTAQPTANPATGITVGSVAPSSTVTITFRATVTSLPANAQLGNQASAAFSFQTVPGGPVISGNVPSNTASTPIYQPVIGIVKSANTSAATVGDTITYTFQISNTGSIAANLNFTESIPAGSSFVPGSVTIGGSSVPAANPAAGFSVGTINTGSTIPVTFQTLVNAVPASGNLIDQATYTYTFTPPDGRILNGNGTSNTLTIPVSSPNVTVTKASSLAAAAVGETVQFTITATNNGIANVTNVVVTDPLPSGVAFVPGSVTINGTPATTASPVTGIPIGTLAPGASVTIVFRAAINSLPSPAQINNRAIVSFTSGAFTGSSLSNLVAIPVVIAAPTITKSASSNRASVGGTITYSFLIANTGTAVLNTTLTETVPAGSTFIPGSVIVGGSSVPGANPNTGIPVGTVNPGAQITVSFRTTVDSLPPGGGLNDQGQLQYSYQLQDGRTLSGTLLSNIVSVSISLPNVAVTKSAGFTSVSVGETLTYSVNAVNNGIDPITNALITDPLPSSVSFVPGSVTVGGSPVSTADPRSGIPVGNISAGASVLVSYAVLVNSVPSVQPLQNTASVSFTSGTFTGTSQTNTVAVPVYQPRISVAKSASTTAATIGDTILYTLSVTNSGNYNASVTLTDAIPSGSTFIENSVVINGVSQPGASPAAGIFIGTVSPQSPITLTFQTVVTSLPTPSVLTDQANAAISFTLPDGRVRTDSSSSNVLSIPVSAPNVSISKTADRSTAIPGDSVLYTLTVLNNGIQAVNNVVVSDPIPPGSQFTAGSVTLNGIAVANGDPALGIPVGSIAPGGGATITFRVTVSSPLPSPPQLTNQARVSYTSGAFSGVSVSNPVTVAVNAPVLTVSKIADPLQATVGDIVTYSVAVTNNGNIAAAATLTDNIPTGSALVPNSVVVNGTPAPGASPATGLSIGSIAPGATTQTTFQVVITSVPLPPQLTDQANISFSFQPPDGRIVNGNVSSNIVTIPVSSPNVQVSKSTSATDAVPGDTITYTITATNSGIAIVTDVRVTDTIPTGSSFVPGSVIVNGTTLPSASPVTGIPVGSIAAGASATVTFSVSVNSLPDPPQLSDQATVSFTSGTLNFTSLSNTVVVPVYQPIINLVKTANMSQATVGDTVVYTLTAQNTGNLAATATFTDAIPSGSSFIPNSVTVNGLPVAGANPQTGVVVGNIAAGSSVALTFQVVINAVPTGLGLLNQGSATFTFQPPDGRTLNGSVQSNPVFIPVSNPDVTVTKTVNQTSVAFGDTITYTITAANNGITPVTGTVFIDPIADGTTFVPNSVQVNGVTIPGANIATGVSVGTVPSASSATVTFQATVTSLPASGLSTDQATVSFNSGAFAGQSVSNQVSLPVFQPILNVTNTLSADRATVGNTLGFIITVTNTGNAPAETVVLDLLSSSLSLNQNSVLVNGAPIPGADPITGINIGSVAPGATVTVSFSAVVISVPPGSILTNQATVNYTFQLPDGRTLTGSGAALPVSIPISSPNVTVTKAADVAVAVVGDSVPYVITAFNNGLDPVTGVIVTDTIPFGTAFVPGSVTINGTPVVTANPQNGIPVGTLGAGGGATIRFLLNVQSLPSPASITNEATVSFTSGVFNGFSVSNPVTIPVYQPIVTVSKSAGTGRATVGDTVTYTFSVTNSGNIGADTVLTDPIPAGAAFIPNSVVINGTAAPGSDPTVGIPLGIIGAATTVALTFQAVITSLPASGTLVNQATAAFSYQPPDGRVLTGSAVSPAVTVSVSSPDVDVIKTASATVAVVGDTITYTVVATNNGISPVVNAVVSDPLPPGTSFVPGSVTVNSTSVPAASPISGIPVGTIAVGGSAAVTFQVSVASLPQPPQITNQATVSFTSGALTSSSQSDPVTLPVYQPIIGLTKTANTINTQIGSTLVYTLTLTNTGNIAVLPVLSDNIPVGSELLPNSVVVNGILVPGASPVTGITLGSLAPSGSITVSFQTIVSSLPTPPILTDQGQVNFTYSPPDGRVLSGTVTSNTVNVAVSAPNIQVTKTSSLAAAVVGDTIRYTLSITNSGVDSVTDTVVTDTIPAGTSFVPGSVLIDGVPFPNASPIAGIVIGNVAPGNTFIVSFQTSVQSLPQPPLLTDIASVTFTSGTFTGTAFSDPLIVPVFQPLITLTKASSTVNASVGDTLTYTITAVNNGNIAAALTISDNIPAGSSFLANSVSIAGSPQPGVSIETGVPVGSVLPGGTVSVTFQTVINALPNPQVLVDQASGSFTFQPPDGRTVSGSVVSNTVSISVSSPDVSIVKGTAATDAIVGDIITYTLAVSNNGISTANNIVVSDVIAAGSSFVNGSVTVNGTSFPDGNPGFGIAIGTLTPGAVTTVTFQVRVDFLPAPAQLTNQASVSFTSGAFTGSSISNVVTIPVFQPILTAVKTSSTNNATIGDIITYTIVVSNTGNIAASTTVSDNIPDGSVFLPNTVSINGIAAPGASPVSGIPTPAIAPGQSATVTFQVLVSSIPTAVLLVDQAEVGYRFNAPDGREASGFHLSNIVEVAVSPLDITLSKSVSSPFATTGNTLTYELVIHNEDADTVQNARLLDTLPEDIEFITDSVQINGSTVAGIDPNDGIPLPSLEANTKTLISFEVRIAATEQPGPRTNQARLLLTNGEESSAILSNPVTVAILQPVVNLTKLTNTEIAHPGQSVTYSIIAENTGNIGAFGLLADLLPPDLSFVPGSVSVNGVAQYGASPEQGITLGAIAPGEKTTTVFSALVVRVPESGLLENQASLTYSYQLPDGRSLDQQTTSPSVSVKVAAADQGALSAVLHTTVSTVALGDAVPYQLTLVNDGGSVVTDIVLADYVPSGTIINPDSLKINGSPSASSKPGEPLFIGSLQAGQTINVSYTVIVQSLPVGGRLNNNVRLQYADSGGASEVTSNTVTVAVFDPQLSANISTENKEALAGETLTYTVLLHNFGNITSEVILQNFIPAGTLYIPGSIQLDGQSLAEADPAVGVSLGSVEPGQSLTLTYQVTVSEAPPSGYIVNQAAFTYSFTLPGGRIVPGTLTTNTVTIPVVFPLLELVKQVNTHDASVGDTLTFTIQITNKGGISAQYPLFTDPLPHGLVYVPNSLTIQEKAQPGANPGTGITLPDIAPGETLTLTLQAQIREAPADGTFSNQATIEYTSRRSGGETLQETAQTNTVGVAVIAAIPKLTLSSSALRVGQEDTLSFTVQVENIGNTPLEELLLTAPFSAEDFLVLRTVTVNSVPIPHPNLLQGIPLGQLDPDHKAVIVFSFDIESALRAYLIAQAILRYQFRYPDGRVEKQSASSNTIFVEMADFDGSLE; this is encoded by the coding sequence ATGGCTTTTATTCAGCGTTACGCAACGAACCAGACCGGGGCTATTACCTTTATAGGGAATACACTCGGGCTGGCACGTTCTGCTTCGGTAGGGGTGCCGGGTACTGCGACCAGCATCGGCGCTTTCATCACAACCAATACAGCCTCACGCTTCGGCACGTATCCATTCGGCACGACTTCTGCCTTTGCCAGTAACTCATCGACAGCATTCCTCGTGCTCCCTGCGGGCAGTACAGTGCTGTATGCTGAGCTTATTTGGGGAGGAAGCTATGCCAACGGCAGTACCAATGTATTGTCCAGCGCCAGCAATCCGATCACATTTCAGACGCCTGCTTTATCTACTACAGTCAGCCCTGAATCTGCAACATCGGTCAACGTCACCAGTCTCAGTACCTATGTGAGAACCGCAAATGTAACAAATTTGGTCATTCAAGGCGGCGCAGGGGCATACACGGTCGGAAATGTAACGGGCACCATCACGGTCCCCGATTCTACCAACACCAACCACGCTGGATGGACACTGGCAGTGGTATACAATAACCCGTCTCTCCCCTTCCGTAACCTATCGCTGCGTGTAGGCGGTGAAGGAGTTAGCAGCGCTACTGGCTCGGTCAACGTGGTAGTGAGCGGGTTTGCCACGCCTGTACAGGGGACTTTGCGCGGCAGGGCGTTAATTAGCGCCCAAGAGGGTGACGTGGATATCACCGGGGATCGTGCGTTATTTGGACCTACCACATCCAGCTTAACTGCGCTGTCTGGGCCCAACAATTTTTCGACTAATTTTTTTGCGTCGCAAATTAACGGGGATGATGGCACACTCGTCACGACAGGGAGCTTCGGTACCACTAATGCGGTGAATGGGACACCTGGGACGCAGGTCACGGGGGGACGGCAAGGCTGGGACATTACCAACGTCGATATCTCCTCCACACTGCTAAACAGCCAAACCAGCGGTGTCCTTCAACTAACCACTAATGGCGATATTTATACCGTCAATGCCAATGCCATTCAAATTGATATCAATGCTCCGCTGGTGACTCTAACCAAAACTGCTAGCTCTACGGGATTGGTTATTGGCGATACAGTTACTTACACGGTTAACATTTCAAATACGGGGCTCGTCAGCGCGTCTAACACAGTACTTACCGACACCATACCAGCCGGAGCTACCTTTGTACCCGGCAGCGTTATTGTCGCGGGCACTGCCCAGCCCACAGCCAATCCTGCAACAGGTATTACAGTGGGCAGCGTAGCTCCTTCTTCCACGGTAACCATTACATTCCGAGCAACAGTCACCTCATTGCCAGCCAATGCGCAGCTAGGCAATCAGGCATCGGCAGCCTTTTCCTTTCAAACCGTGCCTGGCGGGCCTGTCATTTCTGGTAATGTTCCTTCCAATACTGCGAGTACACCGATCTATCAACCCGTTATTGGGATTGTTAAAAGTGCCAATACATCGGCTGCTACAGTAGGAGACACCATTACGTACACGTTTCAAATATCCAACACGGGTAGCATTGCTGCGAATCTCAACTTTACAGAGAGCATCCCGGCGGGCTCATCCTTTGTTCCGGGCAGTGTGACCATTGGCGGTTCTTCCGTGCCTGCTGCCAATCCTGCTGCTGGCTTTTCAGTAGGAACGATTAATACAGGGTCTACTATACCGGTGACCTTCCAAACCCTCGTCAATGCTGTTCCTGCCTCTGGCAACTTGATAGATCAGGCGACCTACACGTACACCTTTACGCCACCTGACGGACGTATATTGAATGGAAACGGCACATCCAACACGCTCACCATTCCTGTATCCTCGCCGAATGTGACCGTGACCAAAGCCTCTTCCCTAGCGGCTGCCGCTGTTGGCGAAACCGTTCAGTTTACGATAACCGCCACAAACAACGGCATTGCAAATGTGACCAATGTCGTGGTAACTGATCCGCTACCTAGTGGAGTTGCCTTCGTACCCGGCAGCGTCACCATAAACGGGACACCAGCTACGACAGCTTCGCCTGTAACCGGGATTCCAATTGGCACTTTAGCTCCAGGCGCATCGGTAACGATTGTATTTCGAGCAGCCATTAATTCATTGCCTTCTCCCGCGCAAATCAACAATCGCGCGATCGTCAGCTTTACCTCCGGTGCCTTTACCGGATCATCGTTGTCCAATCTTGTAGCTATACCTGTCGTGATTGCAGCGCCAACGATTACTAAAAGCGCAAGCTCCAACCGTGCCAGCGTCGGTGGAACGATTACTTATTCATTTCTCATCGCCAACACCGGTACAGCCGTGTTAAATACGACCTTAACGGAAACTGTACCGGCAGGCTCCACCTTTATTCCAGGGAGCGTCATTGTTGGCGGATCTTCGGTTCCGGGGGCCAACCCCAATACCGGAATTCCAGTAGGCACAGTGAATCCTGGAGCACAAATTACAGTCTCGTTTCGCACCACAGTAGACTCTCTCCCACCCGGAGGTGGATTAAACGATCAGGGACAGCTCCAGTATTCCTATCAATTGCAAGACGGGAGAACCCTGTCGGGCACACTTCTTTCAAATATCGTTTCCGTATCCATATCTCTCCCCAACGTAGCAGTAACCAAGTCTGCCGGATTCACATCCGTTAGTGTAGGCGAAACGCTAACCTACAGTGTAAATGCCGTTAATAACGGAATTGATCCCATCACCAACGCCTTGATTACCGATCCGCTCCCTAGTAGTGTGTCATTTGTACCCGGGAGCGTAACCGTTGGCGGTTCACCTGTGAGCACGGCTGACCCCAGAAGCGGTATTCCTGTCGGCAACATCAGCGCAGGCGCATCTGTTCTAGTGTCCTATGCCGTGCTGGTCAATTCCGTCCCGTCCGTACAGCCGCTGCAAAACACGGCCAGTGTCAGTTTTACCAGTGGCACCTTTACCGGAACCTCCCAGACGAATACGGTTGCTGTGCCCGTTTATCAGCCGCGTATCAGCGTCGCCAAATCTGCAAGCACAACAGCAGCTACGATTGGCGACACGATTTTGTATACCTTGTCGGTCACAAATAGCGGCAACTATAATGCTTCTGTCACGCTGACTGATGCTATTCCTTCCGGGTCTACTTTTATAGAGAACAGCGTGGTAATCAATGGTGTTAGTCAGCCGGGAGCCAGTCCAGCAGCAGGTATTTTTATCGGAACCGTGTCACCGCAAAGCCCGATCACACTGACATTTCAAACTGTAGTGACCTCTCTTCCAACGCCATCTGTGCTGACAGACCAGGCCAACGCCGCCATTTCCTTTACGCTGCCTGATGGGCGAGTGCGAACAGATAGCTCATCATCCAACGTGTTATCCATTCCTGTGTCTGCGCCAAATGTGTCCATTTCAAAGACCGCAGACCGTTCCACTGCCATTCCAGGCGATTCAGTGTTATACACGCTGACAGTACTCAATAACGGTATCCAGGCAGTGAACAATGTGGTCGTTTCCGATCCGATCCCGCCTGGCTCCCAATTCACTGCGGGCAGCGTAACACTGAATGGCATCGCAGTGGCTAACGGAGATCCGGCATTAGGTATCCCGGTTGGGAGCATTGCCCCAGGAGGAGGGGCGACGATCACGTTCAGGGTCACGGTATCCTCTCCATTGCCGAGCCCACCGCAGCTCACCAATCAAGCGCGTGTCAGCTATACCAGCGGCGCTTTTTCAGGTGTTTCAGTATCTAATCCGGTGACAGTAGCCGTCAATGCTCCAGTGCTAACTGTAAGTAAAATTGCTGACCCCCTACAGGCAACGGTTGGCGATATCGTTACGTATTCTGTGGCAGTGACCAACAATGGAAACATTGCTGCTGCTGCCACATTAACAGACAATATCCCCACAGGCTCGGCACTGGTGCCGAACAGTGTGGTCGTTAACGGTACTCCTGCTCCGGGTGCCAGTCCCGCAACAGGTCTGTCTATTGGCTCCATTGCACCAGGAGCCACAACTCAAACAACTTTTCAGGTGGTGATTACTTCCGTGCCTTTACCTCCCCAACTCACCGACCAGGCGAATATCAGCTTTTCCTTTCAACCGCCCGATGGCCGGATTGTTAACGGCAATGTTTCGTCCAATATCGTCACAATTCCTGTTTCATCGCCCAATGTGCAGGTCAGTAAAAGCACCTCGGCAACTGATGCCGTTCCTGGTGATACGATAACCTATACTATTACAGCTACCAATAGTGGGATCGCAATCGTAACAGATGTCCGCGTGACCGATACCATTCCGACAGGCTCCTCTTTTGTTCCTGGCTCCGTTATCGTAAATGGAACAACGCTGCCGTCAGCCAGCCCCGTGACCGGGATTCCAGTCGGTTCTATCGCAGCCGGGGCGTCAGCAACGGTCACCTTTTCCGTGTCTGTTAACAGTCTACCTGATCCACCCCAACTGAGTGACCAGGCCACGGTTTCTTTTACCAGCGGCACACTGAATTTCACCTCACTCTCCAACACCGTTGTCGTTCCCGTTTACCAACCTATTATCAACCTCGTTAAAACTGCTAATATGAGTCAAGCAACCGTAGGCGATACCGTAGTCTATACACTGACCGCCCAAAATACAGGTAATTTAGCAGCAACAGCTACCTTTACCGATGCCATTCCATCAGGCTCCTCCTTTATACCCAACAGCGTCACCGTAAATGGTTTACCTGTTGCCGGGGCTAACCCCCAAACGGGTGTGGTGGTCGGAAATATTGCAGCAGGATCCTCTGTCGCTTTAACCTTTCAAGTGGTCATTAATGCTGTCCCTACAGGCTTGGGCCTGTTAAATCAAGGTTCGGCCACATTCACTTTCCAGCCGCCTGACGGTCGAACATTAAACGGAAGCGTCCAATCGAATCCGGTGTTTATTCCTGTATCCAATCCAGATGTCACCGTGACCAAAACAGTCAATCAGACGTCTGTAGCCTTTGGAGACACCATAACGTACACCATTACCGCAGCAAACAATGGCATTACACCGGTGACAGGAACGGTCTTTATCGACCCGATTGCTGACGGTACTACTTTTGTACCTAACTCCGTACAAGTCAACGGTGTCACTATACCGGGAGCCAACATTGCCACAGGCGTGTCCGTGGGCACTGTCCCTTCTGCCAGCTCGGCAACGGTCACTTTCCAGGCCACAGTAACCTCCTTGCCAGCATCAGGTTTGTCAACGGATCAGGCAACGGTCTCCTTTAATTCTGGGGCTTTCGCAGGCCAATCCGTCTCGAATCAAGTTAGCCTGCCTGTATTTCAGCCGATTTTGAATGTGACCAATACTCTGAGCGCAGATCGTGCAACCGTAGGGAATACGCTTGGTTTTATCATCACTGTCACGAATACAGGCAATGCGCCCGCAGAGACAGTCGTGCTTGATCTGTTATCCAGCTCGCTTAGCCTGAATCAAAATAGCGTGTTGGTCAACGGTGCGCCTATTCCCGGGGCAGACCCGATTACAGGTATTAATATCGGCTCGGTCGCCCCAGGTGCGACGGTAACCGTCTCATTTAGCGCCGTGGTCATATCGGTACCACCTGGCTCTATACTAACCAACCAAGCCACTGTGAACTACACGTTCCAACTGCCGGATGGACGTACGTTGACCGGCAGCGGTGCCGCATTGCCCGTATCCATTCCGATCTCATCACCGAACGTTACAGTTACGAAGGCAGCTGATGTGGCAGTCGCTGTCGTGGGCGATTCTGTTCCCTACGTCATAACTGCGTTCAATAACGGACTCGATCCAGTGACTGGCGTAATCGTCACAGACACCATTCCTTTCGGAACCGCCTTTGTACCGGGCAGCGTTACAATCAATGGTACTCCTGTTGTTACAGCCAACCCGCAAAATGGCATTCCTGTCGGGACGCTTGGAGCCGGTGGTGGAGCCACCATTCGTTTTTTGCTTAACGTACAGTCACTGCCGTCACCAGCGTCCATTACCAATGAAGCAACCGTCAGCTTTACTTCAGGTGTATTTAATGGATTTTCTGTGTCCAACCCCGTTACCATCCCTGTGTACCAACCCATCGTCACTGTATCAAAAAGTGCAGGAACGGGAAGAGCTACGGTTGGAGATACTGTGACCTACACATTCTCTGTTACTAACTCTGGGAACATTGGCGCCGATACCGTCCTTACTGATCCGATTCCAGCCGGGGCTGCCTTTATCCCTAATAGTGTAGTGATCAACGGCACGGCCGCACCTGGCTCAGATCCAACCGTCGGGATTCCCTTAGGTATTATAGGCGCCGCTACGACCGTCGCACTGACCTTCCAGGCAGTTATTACCTCACTGCCCGCGTCGGGTACACTGGTCAATCAGGCGACCGCTGCTTTCAGCTATCAGCCACCAGATGGCCGTGTCCTGACCGGAAGTGCAGTATCTCCGGCCGTGACCGTCTCCGTCTCTTCGCCGGATGTGGACGTTATCAAGACAGCCTCTGCCACAGTTGCCGTAGTCGGAGATACCATTACTTATACCGTGGTCGCTACGAATAACGGAATCAGCCCAGTCGTGAATGCCGTCGTATCTGATCCACTGCCGCCAGGCACCAGCTTTGTCCCCGGCAGTGTGACCGTGAATAGCACATCTGTGCCTGCTGCGTCACCAATCTCAGGTATCCCTGTAGGCACCATTGCAGTAGGTGGCTCAGCAGCCGTTACATTCCAGGTCTCCGTTGCCAGTCTGCCTCAGCCGCCGCAAATAACCAACCAAGCGACTGTCAGCTTTACTTCAGGCGCGTTGACCTCGTCTTCGCAATCCGATCCGGTGACCTTGCCCGTTTATCAGCCGATCATCGGCCTGACCAAAACCGCTAATACCATCAACACACAGATCGGATCGACATTGGTCTACACCTTGACGTTAACCAATACTGGAAATATCGCCGTTTTACCTGTTCTGTCGGATAACATTCCTGTAGGTTCTGAACTATTACCTAACAGCGTAGTCGTTAACGGCATCCTGGTGCCAGGAGCTTCGCCAGTTACAGGCATAACACTCGGATCACTGGCCCCTTCAGGCAGTATCACAGTAAGTTTCCAAACCATCGTCTCGTCTCTGCCAACTCCGCCTATACTGACCGACCAAGGGCAAGTGAACTTTACGTACTCACCACCGGATGGTAGAGTGCTGAGCGGTACTGTCACATCCAATACAGTTAATGTCGCTGTGTCTGCACCTAATATTCAGGTGACTAAAACATCCAGTCTGGCAGCCGCTGTAGTTGGAGATACGATCAGATATACACTGAGTATTACGAATAGCGGTGTGGATTCCGTCACAGATACCGTTGTAACCGATACAATCCCAGCAGGTACTTCATTCGTTCCGGGTAGTGTCCTTATCGACGGGGTACCTTTCCCTAACGCCTCGCCCATTGCTGGAATTGTCATCGGAAACGTCGCACCTGGAAATACATTTATCGTGAGTTTCCAAACTTCTGTCCAAAGCTTGCCGCAACCACCACTGCTCACGGATATTGCATCCGTCACATTTACCAGCGGAACGTTCACCGGCACTGCCTTTTCCGATCCACTCATCGTCCCTGTGTTCCAGCCGTTAATTACACTTACTAAAGCATCGAGCACTGTTAACGCCTCCGTCGGCGATACACTAACCTATACGATTACAGCTGTGAATAACGGTAATATTGCAGCTGCCCTTACGATCAGTGATAATATCCCTGCCGGATCATCATTCCTTGCCAACAGTGTCAGTATCGCTGGCAGTCCACAACCTGGTGTGTCCATCGAAACGGGCGTCCCGGTTGGATCTGTGCTGCCGGGCGGAACGGTATCCGTAACTTTCCAAACCGTTATCAATGCTCTGCCTAATCCACAGGTACTGGTCGATCAAGCATCAGGCTCATTCACTTTCCAACCGCCGGATGGCAGAACCGTATCAGGATCAGTTGTATCCAACACAGTTAGTATCTCTGTATCTTCGCCAGATGTGAGCATTGTCAAAGGAACAGCAGCTACAGACGCCATTGTCGGCGATATCATCACCTATACTTTGGCTGTCTCCAACAATGGAATCAGTACCGCCAATAATATAGTGGTTTCAGATGTCATTGCAGCGGGAAGCTCCTTTGTGAATGGCAGTGTTACTGTAAACGGAACCTCCTTCCCTGATGGAAATCCGGGATTTGGCATTGCCATCGGTACACTCACTCCTGGAGCCGTTACTACCGTTACATTCCAGGTTCGAGTTGATTTCTTACCCGCACCTGCACAATTAACCAATCAGGCATCAGTTAGCTTTACCAGCGGGGCATTTACTGGCAGCTCAATATCTAATGTGGTGACTATTCCAGTCTTCCAGCCGATCCTGACAGCAGTCAAAACAAGCAGTACCAACAATGCCACCATAGGGGACATCATCACCTACACCATTGTCGTATCCAACACCGGAAACATTGCTGCCTCAACTACGGTAAGTGACAATATTCCAGACGGCTCCGTATTCCTTCCAAATACAGTGTCGATTAACGGCATCGCTGCTCCTGGTGCAAGCCCAGTTTCCGGCATCCCGACTCCAGCTATAGCACCAGGACAATCGGCAACCGTTACTTTCCAAGTGCTGGTATCCTCCATCCCTACAGCTGTACTACTGGTAGACCAGGCTGAGGTAGGCTATCGCTTTAATGCTCCAGATGGCCGAGAGGCTAGCGGATTCCATTTATCCAACATCGTTGAGGTTGCCGTGTCACCGCTAGATATCACCTTAAGTAAAAGCGTAAGCTCACCTTTCGCCACTACTGGCAATACCCTGACGTATGAACTCGTGATTCATAACGAGGATGCGGACACCGTGCAAAATGCCCGTTTGCTGGATACATTGCCAGAGGATATCGAGTTTATTACAGACTCAGTTCAGATTAACGGGTCTACCGTGGCTGGAATCGATCCTAATGATGGCATACCGTTGCCTTCATTAGAAGCGAATACCAAGACCCTTATATCCTTTGAAGTCCGTATCGCAGCTACCGAACAGCCGGGACCGCGTACCAACCAGGCCCGCTTGTTGCTCACAAATGGTGAAGAATCGAGTGCCATTTTGTCCAATCCTGTGACGGTTGCTATACTCCAGCCTGTAGTGAACCTTACGAAATTAACCAATACAGAGATCGCACATCCGGGTCAAAGCGTCACCTATTCCATCATCGCGGAAAACACCGGAAATATTGGGGCCTTCGGCTTGTTGGCTGACTTATTGCCACCTGATCTCTCCTTTGTTCCCGGCTCTGTTTCGGTTAATGGAGTTGCTCAATATGGTGCCAGTCCAGAACAAGGTATTACGCTAGGCGCTATTGCACCAGGAGAAAAAACGACTACTGTCTTCTCCGCACTTGTCGTTCGTGTCCCTGAGTCGGGCTTACTAGAGAATCAAGCTTCGCTGACTTACTCCTACCAGCTGCCGGATGGGCGAAGCCTAGATCAGCAAACCACTTCGCCTTCCGTCTCGGTTAAAGTAGCCGCTGCCGATCAAGGAGCCTTGTCAGCTGTGCTGCACACGACGGTATCTACTGTCGCATTGGGTGATGCTGTGCCTTATCAGCTGACCCTTGTTAATGATGGAGGTTCCGTCGTTACCGACATCGTGTTAGCCGATTACGTACCAAGTGGCACCATCATAAATCCGGACAGCTTGAAAATTAACGGTTCTCCATCTGCCTCTAGCAAGCCGGGTGAACCACTCTTTATCGGCAGCTTACAGGCGGGACAGACAATTAACGTATCCTACACCGTAATTGTTCAATCTCTGCCGGTCGGAGGACGTCTAAATAATAATGTGCGACTTCAGTATGCTGATAGTGGCGGTGCGAGCGAGGTCACCAGCAATACCGTGACTGTAGCTGTTTTTGATCCGCAGCTTTCCGCAAACATCTCCACAGAAAATAAGGAGGCCCTAGCAGGAGAAACCCTGACCTACACGGTACTGCTCCATAACTTTGGCAACATTACTTCAGAAGTTATTCTGCAGAATTTTATTCCTGCCGGAACCCTATACATTCCTGGCAGCATCCAGCTGGACGGTCAATCGTTGGCAGAAGCCGATCCTGCTGTCGGAGTTAGTCTAGGTTCTGTGGAACCTGGTCAGTCATTGACCCTGACTTATCAGGTAACCGTATCCGAGGCACCACCATCTGGCTACATCGTAAATCAAGCTGCCTTTACCTACTCATTTACATTGCCTGGAGGAAGAATCGTACCAGGCACATTGACTACAAATACCGTGACGATCCCAGTGGTATTCCCACTGCTTGAATTAGTGAAACAGGTGAACACCCATGACGCTTCTGTAGGAGACACTCTGACCTTCACCATTCAGATTACAAATAAGGGGGGAATCTCGGCGCAGTATCCATTGTTCACGGACCCATTGCCGCATGGACTTGTTTATGTGCCCAACAGCCTGACTATCCAAGAAAAAGCACAGCCAGGCGCAAATCCTGGCACTGGTATTACGCTCCCGGATATTGCACCAGGAGAGACGCTCACCCTTACGCTCCAGGCACAAATCCGTGAAGCACCTGCAGATGGTACATTTAGCAACCAGGCCACCATCGAATATACCTCGCGTCGTAGTGGTGGAGAGACCCTGCAGGAAACCGCTCAAACCAACACTGTAGGCGTGGCCGTCATTGCAGCCATTCCTAAACTTACACTTAGCTCCAGCGCTCTGCGTGTCGGGCAAGAAGATACCCTGTCCTTCACCGTCCAGGTGGAAAACATCGGCAACACTCCGCTAGAGGAGCTATTGCTCACAGCACCATTCTCAGCCGAAGATTTCCTTGTACTGAGAACCGTCACCGTGAACTCTGTGCCAATTCCGCATCCTAATCTGCTCCAAGGTATCCCGTTAGGCCAGCTTGATCCTGACCATAAAGCCGTCATCGTCTTCTCCTTCGATATCGAATCTGCACTCCGCGCGTACTTGATCGCCCAGGCCATCCTGCGCTATCAATTCCGTTATCCAGACGGACGCGTAGAGAAACAATCTGCCTCCTCCAATACCATTTTTGTGGAAATGGCTGACTTTGACGGTTCTCTAGAATAA